The following is a genomic window from Vicinamibacterales bacterium.
GGTTGAATCCCAACCGCCGACAACACCGCTGGTGTCCATCATTATTCCCGCTCTTAACGAGGAAAATAACTTCGCGCGCCTTGAACGCGAACTGCTACCCGTTGTTGATGATTTGCCCTATCGATTTGAGTTTATCGTTATTGATAATGCCAGCACCGATCGGACGGGTGACCTAGCGAAGGCACTCTGTAAGCGCGATCAACGTTGGAAATACTTAAGATTCAGTCGTAATTTTGAAGTGGAAATGTCGATCACGGCCGGGTACCGGCTTGCTTCGGGAGACGCGATGATCGTGTTGTACTCGGACCTTCAAGACCCACCCGAGTGCATTCCTCGTTTTCTCGAAGTGTGGCAACAGGGATACGACGTGGTGTCTGGGGTCCGAACGATCAGGCGAGGGGATCCTCGGTGGCGTAACGCTTTGGTACGGCTCGCCTACAGGGTGATCGCCTGGACGGCTAATGTTTCGATTCCGACCGATACCGGGGATTTTAAATTGATCACACGACAAGTCCGTGATGCATTGGAAACATGCGGTGAATACAATCGCTACCTGCGAGGGTTGATCGCTTGGTTGGGATTTAGGCAAACGGGGATCATTTACGAACGTCGACCGCGAACCGCTGGACAGAGTAAGGCGCCGTTTTGGCATCTCGTGTTATTTGCGTTCGATGCAATAACCAGCTTTTCGCTTAAGCCCCTGCGGATATTTACCATGACGGGGTTTGTGCTCCTCATGCTCGCTGGCCTTGCGAGTGTGGTCTACGGAGGACTCGCGCTTATCGGTAGGCCTCCACCTGGTATCACGACCATCATCGTACTGCTGCTGTTCGCCATTGGGCTGAACAGCCTTGGGATTGGTGTGCTCGGTGAGTACTTGGGACGCACCTACGCCGAAACGAAACGTCGTCCGTTGTACATCGTGCAGGAGTCGATGAATCTTGAGACCGAGGGACCAGAATCGGAGCCCCCAGCATCCGCTCTGTAAAGCGAATGCACTCAGTTCCTCCGAAAGGCAAAGTGGGCGACGCATCGGCCCCAAGGTTTCGTCGGCGAAGCCTCACGGGCTTCGTGCAAGCCTTCGGGTTTTCGATTTCAGCGATGACGCTCACCACTGGCTTGGGCGTCATATCGAACAAGATAATCGCTGTCTGGGGAGGTCCCGAGCTTTCTGGACTTGTGGCGGTATTTCGCCAGTTGTATGGAGGACTCTCACAGGGATTGTCGTTCGGCGCGGACGTTGTGGTTGTGCAATGGGTCTCCTCGGGTCAAAAGACGCTCTCGACTACCGTTCGCATCGCCTCGCAGTACGTTCTCATAGTCGGCGGGCTCTTGGCCGTCGTGGCGGTCTTTCTACCGAAGTGGGTCGCTCTCGGCTTGTTTGGACGTCCACTGGCCAGTTCGTACGTTCTGGAAGTGGCCGTCGTGGTGATGTCGTCGGCCGTCGGCCTCGCCATGATCTTCGTCATTGCGATCCTCAACGGGCTCGTGAGGGTCAGAACGGTTGCCGCGCTGAACATCATCGCAGCAAGTACAACCGCGGTGGCAGCCTACCTTCTGATTACTCGCTGGGCTTCCTTCGGTGCGGCTTTACTGGTGGGCTTCGGGAATGTTGCGGCTCTGATCGTTGGCGGTTGGCTCATTCGGCGGCTGGTCTCTGGTGGTGACTCCATACGCCACGGCCTGGTGAACGCGGTCAGAACCCTGGTGAGTTCCGGCAGTCTTCTGGCTGGTCTGAACATACTCGCAACGGTTGTTCTCTTGACGGTGCAGGCGATCGTCACACGGGGTTACGGTCTAGAAGGCTTGGCTCTCTATAGTGCCTCCGCAACTATTTCGAATACGTTCATGATGTTGTTTATGTCGCCCATGAAGACCTATGTGCTGCCCACCTTGGGCGGATTGGGTGCATCACCAGAGCGCTCTAGGTTTGTTAACCGAGCATTACAGTTCACCCTGTTACTCGTGTTCCCATGTGCCCTTGCCCTCCTGGGTTTGAGGAATGGGATTATTCAAGGACTTTACAGCACAGAGTTCCTTGGGGCGGGTGAGCTTTTAGCGATTGAGACGCTCGCCATCATTCCCAGGACGGTCACTTGGGTGCTGGCGATGGCTTTGTTGAGTGCTGGTTTATACAGGACTTACGCGGTGACAGAAGTTACACGGGCGACCATCCTCATCTTCGGCTGCGGGGTGGTTGTGGCACTACAACTGGGCATTCATGCAGTGGCGTGGGTATTTTGCGCGGCCTATGCGGTCGACCTCGTCATCTATCTTGGCTATTCGATACGACAACTTCAGCTGAGGCTCAACGCCGCGAGCATTGCGTTAGCGGCTAGCATGATGCTTCTCGTGACACTGGCGTACCTCTCCTAGGCGCCACTCTTCTTGTTTCTCTGCACAGCAGAGTTGCACGATGACATATATCGAACCTACTCCTCTCGTGTCTGTGATTCTACTGTCCTATAACTACCGCGAGTATCTCGCGTCTGCCATTGATAGTGTGCTAGCACAGACCTACCCTAATTGGGAGTTGATCATTCTTGAAAATGGTTCGACCGATGGGTCGCAAGAGATTGTGTCACGCTACGCGGGTGATGCTAGGGTTCGGCTAATCTTCCTTGAGGACAACATTTATCCTACGCGGTGTCTCAACCGTGGCATTCGTGCTGCTAAGGGAGAGTACATATCCTTTCTTCTGGCGGACGACTATTACCTTCCTGAGAAGCTTGAGCGCCAAGTCGAAGTGTTGAAGGCGCTACCTGAGGACTACGGAGTGGTGTACTCGCCTGGGCGTCGAGTTGATGTGGAGACGAAGACGGAATGGGTGACCATTGGAGTACAGAGTTCCGGTACGATCTTAAAAGCCCTGCTGAACTATCAACGTAATTTCATTGATTTTATTACCGTGCTTGTGAAACGTGAATGTCTCGAGCGTTACCGTTTTCATGAGGACATCTTTTTTCAGGGTGAAGTTATCTTTTTTCACATTGCGCTCCGGTACAAGTTTTCCTACTTGGCGGAGCCGTTGGTGATGATGCGGGACCATCAACGGAACATGGGTAAGGATTTCAATCTGAATATGGCCCCAACTCTGACAGTGTTGGATCGTCTCGGCCAAGCTGCGGAGTTCCCATCTGAACTTTCCGGCGATCTGTCGAGGCTCAAGAGTCGACTCCTGATGAGTTACGGGTGGCAGAGTTTGCGCATTGATAGTAACGGTCCGGTGGCGCGGAAGCGGATAGGATTGGCTGTGGTCGCACACTGGCGACAACTGTTAGAACCGCGAGTATTAATCGGGTGGTGCTTATCGTGGCTCCCTCATCCTGGGCTTCGGTGGGTCAACGGCCTAAATGATACCGTCAGAAAACGGCTTCATTGAGAGGCATGGCGACAAGTACCCAGTGTGACCGTAATGTGCAGTAACGAGTGTGAACCTCGATGATCATTAAGGGTTACAAGCGGAAGGGCACGGGGTTTGCTGGGCAGGACCAAGAGTCCTGGTCAGGCGTTTGGGGGTCAGTCCAGGATTTGAAGAAGAGCTTTGATAATGCAGACAGTGATTATCTCGCGCCATTTTTCAGAAAGTTCTTCCCACGTCCGCCAGGGAAGATTCTCGAAGGTGGGTGTGGAATCGGGAAGTATGTGGCTGCATATAAACGTCTTGGCTACGACATTCGCGGTGTCGATTTCTCGGCTGACACGATCCGACGGGTCAAGGACTTCGACCCATCACTTCCGATCGAAGAAGGTAACATCGAAGCTCTTCCTTATGACGATAACTCTTTCGACTGTTACTACTCTGGTGGTGTGATTGAACACTTTGAGGAAGGTCCGGATGGACCACTACGAGAAGCTCGACGTGTGTTGAGGAACGGCGGTGTGCTGCTCGCTACCGTACCCTACGTAAATTTGTTGCGCCGCATGTATTTTTCAACTGGCTTGCAGCGAAGGGATAAGAATCTCCTGCTACAGCGGTGCGATGCGTGTGCTGTCGACGTAGTGGGCCCCGAGGGATTTCTGTTTTCCGAGTATTCATTCGATGTGGCATCGGCGCGGCCTTTCTTTGAGCGCCACGGCTTTGGCATTGAAGAAGGCATACCGACGGATTTTCTTTGGGGTGAACTTGGG
Proteins encoded in this region:
- a CDS encoding glycosyltransferase family 2 protein translates to MSKDEPGRAVVESQPPTTPLVSIIIPALNEENNFARLERELLPVVDDLPYRFEFIVIDNASTDRTGDLAKALCKRDQRWKYLRFSRNFEVEMSITAGYRLASGDAMIVLYSDLQDPPECIPRFLEVWQQGYDVVSGVRTIRRGDPRWRNALVRLAYRVIAWTANVSIPTDTGDFKLITRQVRDALETCGEYNRYLRGLIAWLGFRQTGIIYERRPRTAGQSKAPFWHLVLFAFDAITSFSLKPLRIFTMTGFVLLMLAGLASVVYGGLALIGRPPPGITTIIVLLLFAIGLNSLGIGVLGEYLGRTYAETKRRPLYIVQESMNLETEGPESEPPASAL
- a CDS encoding class I SAM-dependent methyltransferase, producing the protein MIIKGYKRKGTGFAGQDQESWSGVWGSVQDLKKSFDNADSDYLAPFFRKFFPRPPGKILEGGCGIGKYVAAYKRLGYDIRGVDFSADTIRRVKDFDPSLPIEEGNIEALPYDDNSFDCYYSGGVIEHFEEGPDGPLREARRVLRNGGVLLATVPYVNLLRRMYFSTGLQRRDKNLLLQRCDACAVDVVGPEGFLFSEYSFDVASARPFFERHGFGIEEGIPTDFLWGELGLFLVSTARLLTGQTWDRKKSLYDQPSAGVFGGSQARLRRSWLYDFLVTEDWAAHPEFRLPLRALNYLSGHMVMLVARAV
- a CDS encoding glycosyltransferase, yielding MTYIEPTPLVSVILLSYNYREYLASAIDSVLAQTYPNWELIILENGSTDGSQEIVSRYAGDARVRLIFLEDNIYPTRCLNRGIRAAKGEYISFLLADDYYLPEKLERQVEVLKALPEDYGVVYSPGRRVDVETKTEWVTIGVQSSGTILKALLNYQRNFIDFITVLVKRECLERYRFHEDIFFQGEVIFFHIALRYKFSYLAEPLVMMRDHQRNMGKDFNLNMAPTLTVLDRLGQAAEFPSELSGDLSRLKSRLLMSYGWQSLRIDSNGPVARKRIGLAVVAHWRQLLEPRVLIGWCLSWLPHPGLRWVNGLNDTVRKRLH